The Bradyrhizobium oligotrophicum S58 genome contains the following window.
GGTGAGGGGCAGCCACGCGCACCAGCCCAGCAGAGAGTCCTCCTCACCCAGATTGCATCTTCAATGCAATCCGGCCTCTCCCCGCACGCGGGGAGAGGCGAAGAAAGCGAGGTTTCCGCCGGCTCACGCCGCCTTCGACACCTCCATCAGCAGGCGCTCGGCGCGGGCGTCTTCGATGCGGTTGACGAGCTTGCCGCTCTCGTGGCGGTCGCGCAGCGTCTTGGTCAGGGTGACGCAGGTCTGCACCAGCATGACGATGCCCATCGTCAGATAGCCCTTCATCCAGAGGTCGATCGGCATGAAGAAGACGCCGAGGGCAACGAGGAAGGCGGAGGCGCCGAACGACGCGTAGGAGAAGGTGACGAAGGCGCTGCTGTGGGGCTGGGCGTTCTGGTTCATGGTCGGCTCCTGTGATGACAGTTGGTTGGTTGAGTGCGTTGTGATCTGTGGTGACGAAGATCAGTTGGCGGGGGCGGTGCGGCCGGCCTTCAGCCGCGCCAGCACATCGTCGGCGGTGGTCTTGATGCGCGGGCCAAAGCCCTGCTCGGCAAGCTTCTCGGCGGTGGTGATCGGCC
Protein-coding sequences here:
- a CDS encoding YiaA/YiaB family inner membrane protein; translated protein: MNQNAQPHSSAFVTFSYASFGASAFLVALGVFFMPIDLWMKGYLTMGIVMLVQTCVTLTKTLRDRHESGKLVNRIEDARAERLLMEVSKAA